From one Bacteroides fragilis NCTC 9343 genomic stretch:
- the sppA gene encoding signal peptide peptidase SppA, whose protein sequence is MKDFFKFTLATVTGIVLSGIVLFIIGVVTLVGIISSSDTETVVKKNSVMMLDLKGTLVERTQESLEGLLGKFTGETADTYGLDDILASIKKAKEDDNIKGIYIQASWLDASYASLQAIRKALDDFKESGKFVVAYSDNYTQGLYYLSSVADKVMLNPKGMIEWRGLASAPIFYKDLLQKLGIEMQVFKVGTYKSAVEPFTATEMSPANREQVTAFIGSIWNQILDGVSASRKIGKDSLNMYADRMLMFYPSDESVKCGLADTLIYQNDVRDYLKTLVKIDEDDRLPILGLEEMVNIKKNVPKDKSGNILAVYYASGEITDYAGSAASDEGIIGSKMIRDLRKLKEDDDVKAVVLRVNSPGGSAFASEQIWHAVKELKAKKPVIVSMGDYAASGGYYISCAADSIIAEPTTLTGSIGIFGMIPNVKGLTEKIGLTYDVVKTNQFSDFGNLMRPVNSDERALLQMMIGQGYDLFVSRCAEGRHMSKDKIEKIAEGRVWTGEMAKKIGLVDELGGIGKALEIAAQKADLKGYTIISYPAKKDILSTLLDVQPGNYVESQVLKSQLGDYYKDFSLLKNIKERAMIQARVPFELNVK, encoded by the coding sequence ATGAAAGATTTCTTTAAATTTACGCTTGCTACAGTGACCGGCATCGTGTTATCGGGCATTGTTTTATTCATTATCGGAGTCGTAACGCTTGTCGGAATCATTTCGTCATCGGATACAGAAACTGTGGTAAAGAAGAATTCTGTGATGATGCTCGACTTGAAAGGTACACTGGTTGAGCGCACTCAGGAGAGTTTAGAAGGTTTACTGGGTAAATTTACCGGTGAAACAGCCGATACATACGGACTGGACGATATACTGGCTTCAATCAAGAAAGCTAAAGAAGATGATAACATCAAGGGCATTTATATACAAGCCTCATGGCTGGATGCTTCGTACGCTTCGCTACAGGCGATACGTAAAGCATTGGATGACTTTAAGGAGAGTGGCAAATTTGTCGTAGCATATAGCGACAATTATACGCAAGGACTTTATTATCTTTCGAGTGTTGCCGACAAGGTGATGCTCAACCCCAAAGGCATGATCGAATGGCGCGGACTCGCTTCAGCACCTATTTTCTATAAAGATCTATTACAGAAACTGGGAATTGAGATGCAGGTATTCAAGGTAGGTACTTACAAGTCGGCAGTGGAGCCTTTCACCGCCACAGAGATGTCTCCAGCCAACCGGGAGCAGGTTACAGCTTTCATCGGTTCTATCTGGAATCAAATATTGGATGGTGTTTCCGCTTCACGTAAAATAGGAAAAGATTCACTGAATATGTATGCTGACCGCATGCTGATGTTCTATCCGTCAGACGAAAGCGTAAAATGCGGACTGGCCGACACGCTGATTTATCAAAATGACGTACGCGACTATTTGAAAACACTTGTAAAAATCGACGAGGACGATCGCCTGCCCATCTTAGGACTCGAAGAGATGGTTAACATTAAAAAGAATGTTCCTAAAGACAAGAGCGGGAATATTCTGGCTGTTTATTATGCTTCCGGTGAGATAACCGATTATGCCGGATCAGCAGCGTCTGATGAAGGTATTATAGGTAGCAAAATGATTCGTGACCTGCGTAAACTGAAAGAAGATGACGATGTAAAAGCTGTTGTATTACGCGTAAACTCTCCGGGAGGAAGTGCTTTTGCGTCCGAACAGATCTGGCATGCCGTAAAAGAGCTGAAGGCTAAGAAACCGGTCATCGTCTCGATGGGCGACTATGCCGCGTCCGGTGGATATTATATCTCTTGTGCTGCCGACAGTATCATAGCCGAGCCAACCACTCTGACGGGTTCTATTGGAATCTTCGGCATGATTCCGAACGTTAAAGGACTAACCGAAAAAATCGGATTGACATATGACGTAGTAAAAACCAACCAATTCTCAGACTTCGGCAATCTGATGCGCCCGGTAAACAGCGATGAAAGAGCTTTGCTACAGATGATGATCGGCCAAGGATATGATTTATTTGTAAGTCGTTGTGCCGAGGGACGCCATATGTCTAAAGATAAAATTGAGAAAATAGCTGAAGGACGTGTATGGACCGGAGAGATGGCTAAAAAAATCGGATTGGTAGACGAATTGGGTGGAATAGGTAAGGCACTGGAAATAGCTGCACAAAAAGCCGATTTAAAAGGATACACCATTATATCCTATCCTGCCAAAAAGGATATTCTGTCTACGTTGCTTGATGTCCAACCCGGTAATTATGTAGAATCCCAAGTGCTGAAAAGTCAACTGGGAGATTATTATAAAGATTTCAGCCTGCTGAAAAATATAAAAGAACGCGCCATGATTCAAGCACGCGTTCCGTTTGAACTGAATGTGAAATAG
- the lpxK gene encoding tetraacyldisaccharide 4'-kinase — MEENSIKIHKWLYPASWLYGAGVALRNKLFDWGKLQSKSFNVPIICIGNIAVGGTGKTPHTEYLIKLLHDEFQVAVLSRGYKRHTKGFILSTAESDARSIGDEPYQIQSKFSDIRVAVDEDRCHGIERLLTLKEPPVEVILLDDAFQHRYVKAGLNILLTDYHRLFCDDTLMPAGRLREPAQGKNRAQIVIVTKCPPDIKPIDYNIITKRLNLFPYQQLYFSSFRYGNLRAVFPDCATVQERKLSSLQTEEQILLITGIASPDTIIRELEIHTRNIDLLAFSDHHNFSQRDLAQIKERFGKLRKGQRLIVTTEKDATRLICHQELDEGLKPFIYALPIEVEILQNQQDNFNQHIIGYVRENTRNGSLPERKDAHKS; from the coding sequence ATGGAAGAAAACTCTATCAAGATACATAAATGGCTATATCCGGCTTCATGGTTATATGGAGCAGGAGTAGCATTACGAAATAAACTCTTTGACTGGGGGAAACTTCAGTCAAAGAGTTTTAATGTTCCTATTATTTGTATCGGGAACATCGCAGTGGGCGGTACGGGTAAAACGCCGCACACAGAGTATCTGATAAAGTTGCTTCATGATGAATTCCAAGTGGCTGTATTAAGCCGGGGATACAAGCGCCATACCAAAGGATTCATACTATCAACAGCAGAAAGTGACGCCCGCAGTATTGGCGACGAGCCTTATCAAATACAATCGAAATTCTCCGATATCCGGGTAGCAGTTGACGAAGACCGCTGCCATGGCATCGAAAGGTTACTCACACTTAAAGAGCCTCCAGTCGAAGTTATCTTATTGGACGATGCGTTTCAACATCGATACGTGAAAGCAGGACTAAATATTCTTCTGACAGATTATCACCGTCTGTTCTGCGATGACACCTTGATGCCTGCAGGACGCTTACGGGAGCCTGCACAAGGCAAAAATCGGGCACAGATAGTCATCGTAACCAAATGTCCGCCGGATATCAAACCTATTGACTACAATATTATTACGAAAAGGTTGAATCTGTTCCCCTACCAGCAGTTATATTTCTCGTCTTTCCGATACGGAAACCTGCGGGCAGTCTTTCCCGATTGTGCCACTGTACAAGAGAGAAAATTATCCTCTTTACAAACAGAGGAACAGATACTGCTAATTACCGGTATTGCATCTCCCGATACGATCATCCGTGAATTGGAAATACATACACGGAACATCGACTTACTCGCTTTTAGTGATCATCATAATTTCAGCCAGCGAGACTTGGCGCAAATAAAAGAGAGATTCGGTAAATTAAGAAAAGGGCAACGCCTGATTGTCACAACCGAAAAAGACGCGACACGCCTGATATGTCATCAGGAGCTGGATGAAGGGCTGAAACCATTTATTTATGCCCTACCCATTGAAGTAGAAATATTACAAAATCAACAAGATAATTTTAACCAACACATTATTGGCTATGTTAGAGAAAATACAAGAAACGGCAGCCTTCCTGAAAGGAAAGATGCACACAAGTCCTGA
- a CDS encoding purine-nucleoside phosphorylase has product MLEKIQETAAFLKGKMHTSPETAIILGTGLGSLANEITEKYEIKYEDIPNFPVSTVEGHSGKLIFGKLGNKEIMAMQGRFHYYEGYSMKEVTFPVRVMRELGIKTLFVSNASGGTNPEFEIGDLMIITDHINYFPEHPLRGKNIPYGPRFPDMSEAYDKELIRKADAIAAEKGIKVQHGIYIGTQGPTFETPAEYKLFHILGADAVGMSTVPEVIVANHCGIKVFGISVVTDLGVEGKIVEVSHEEVQKAADAAQPKMTTIMRELINRA; this is encoded by the coding sequence ATGTTAGAGAAAATACAAGAAACGGCAGCCTTCCTGAAAGGAAAGATGCACACAAGTCCTGAAACAGCAATCATTCTGGGAACCGGACTTGGCAGTCTGGCAAACGAAATTACCGAAAAGTATGAAATAAAGTACGAAGATATCCCCAACTTTCCTGTGTCTACCGTAGAAGGGCACAGCGGTAAGCTTATTTTCGGTAAATTGGGTAATAAAGAGATTATGGCAATGCAAGGACGCTTCCATTACTACGAAGGTTACTCTATGAAAGAAGTGACTTTCCCGGTACGCGTGATGCGTGAACTGGGTATCAAAACATTGTTTGTGTCCAATGCCAGTGGCGGCACCAATCCTGAATTCGAAATCGGTGATCTGATGATTATCACTGATCATATCAACTATTTCCCCGAACATCCGTTACGTGGTAAAAACATCCCGTACGGCCCCCGTTTCCCGGATATGAGTGAGGCATACGATAAGGAACTGATCCGCAAGGCAGATGCCATTGCAGCAGAAAAAGGTATTAAAGTACAGCACGGAATATACATCGGTACACAGGGACCCACATTCGAAACACCTGCAGAATACAAACTGTTCCATATCTTAGGAGCTGATGCGGTAGGAATGTCTACTGTCCCCGAAGTGATTGTAGCCAACCACTGCGGCATCAAAGTTTTCGGCATTTCCGTCGTAACAGATCTTGGGGTAGAAGGAAAGATTGTAGAAGTATCACACGAAGAAGTTCAGAAAGCAGCCGATGCTGCCCAACCGAAGATGACCACCATCATGCGCGAACTGATAAACCGTGCATAG
- the thiL gene encoding thiamine-phosphate kinase, with translation MRTEIATLGEFGLIKHLTEGIKLENESSKYGVGDDAAVLSYPADKQVLVTTDLLMEGVHFDLTYTPLKHLGYKSAVVNFSDIYAMNGTPKQITVSLALSKRFSVEDMDEFYSGLRLACQQYKVDIVGGDTTSSLTGFAISITCIGEVDKDKVVYRNGAKDTDLICVSGDLGAAYMGLQLLEREKAVFKGEQDAQPDFSGKEYLLERQLKPEARKDIIEKLSAANIVPTSMMDISDGLSSELLHICTQSKAGCRVYEEHIPIDYQTAVMAEEFNMNLTTCAMNGGEDYELLFTVPIADHEKVSEMEGVRLIGHITKPELGCALITRDGQEFELKAQGWNPLQENK, from the coding sequence ATGAGAACAGAGATAGCAACCTTAGGTGAATTCGGACTGATCAAGCATCTCACCGAAGGAATTAAATTAGAAAATGAATCAAGCAAATATGGAGTAGGCGACGATGCAGCCGTCCTCTCCTATCCTGCCGACAAGCAAGTGTTGGTGACTACCGACCTCTTGATGGAAGGTGTACATTTCGACCTAACCTACACGCCGTTAAAGCATTTGGGATACAAATCTGCTGTGGTTAACTTCTCCGACATCTATGCGATGAATGGAACGCCCAAACAGATTACAGTTTCACTTGCTCTCTCCAAACGCTTCAGTGTGGAAGATATGGATGAATTTTACTCCGGACTCCGTCTGGCATGCCAACAATATAAAGTCGATATTGTAGGTGGTGACACCACCTCTTCTTTGACAGGGTTTGCCATCAGTATCACTTGTATTGGTGAAGTCGACAAAGATAAAGTAGTTTACCGTAATGGCGCCAAAGATACCGACTTGATCTGTGTCAGTGGCGACTTAGGTGCCGCCTATATGGGGCTACAACTGTTAGAACGCGAAAAAGCAGTCTTTAAAGGCGAACAGGATGCTCAGCCGGATTTCTCCGGAAAAGAGTATTTGTTGGAACGACAGCTCAAACCGGAAGCCCGCAAAGACATTATTGAGAAACTGTCCGCCGCAAACATCGTTCCGACTTCTATGATGGATATCTCTGACGGACTTTCTTCGGAGCTATTGCATATATGTACTCAAAGTAAAGCAGGTTGCCGTGTCTACGAAGAGCATATCCCTATCGATTATCAAACTGCAGTTATGGCAGAAGAGTTCAATATGAACCTCACCACCTGTGCCATGAACGGTGGTGAAGATTATGAACTTCTTTTCACTGTTCCCATTGCCGATCACGAAAAAGTATCGGAAATGGAAGGTGTCCGCCTGATCGGACATATTACAAAGCCCGAATTAGGCTGCGCACTGATCACACGCGATGGTCAGGAATTCGAGTTAAAAGCTCAGGGATGGAATCCACTACAGGAAAATAAATAA
- a CDS encoding nucleoid-associated protein gives MNIRKAFLHHIEQSLNTIDAVDLTEHYSDIEPIVQSILNEIFSGKNKRACLIPPDNRLLSAIVEGIENDIVEIQNSSVTISAERLLRKEKDAQELYGSITQIPKGSLFHLLVEDDGKTYFIITKTDHDKFLDERELLTRRGIPLNKKTYKSFFCEIVDNQLINAFIYDPSGRSARYWWEGYLDVQLCNSDAKNTEKVLTHLIDKIIFSVKVKSPDDYRVLRDNTIYYFRSHEEFNLSEYLQHVWEHYTPILEGLSLDRCKDKVNKMSENKNFDTSFSIIPASINRRVKRNIPLSPKLKLQIDDMSFQEEKSLIIPLKNEDGKWIQIKTDSGYDYFKRNETD, from the coding sequence ATGAACATTAGAAAGGCTTTTCTGCACCATATTGAACAAAGTTTGAATACAATCGATGCTGTAGATCTAACAGAACATTATAGTGATATTGAGCCAATAGTGCAATCAATTCTAAATGAGATATTCTCAGGTAAGAATAAGAGAGCTTGTTTGATTCCTCCTGATAATAGACTCTTGAGTGCTATTGTTGAAGGAATTGAGAATGATATTGTAGAAATACAAAATTCATCTGTTACCATTAGTGCCGAAAGATTGCTTCGTAAAGAAAAAGATGCTCAAGAACTATATGGCTCTATTACACAAATACCTAAAGGTAGTTTATTTCATTTGTTGGTAGAGGACGATGGTAAGACTTATTTCATAATAACTAAAACTGACCATGATAAATTTCTCGATGAGAGAGAGCTGTTGACTAGAAGAGGCATTCCATTGAATAAGAAAACGTATAAATCATTCTTTTGTGAGATAGTTGATAATCAGTTAATCAATGCTTTTATCTATGATCCTTCAGGACGCTCGGCTAGATATTGGTGGGAAGGATATTTGGATGTACAGCTTTGTAATTCTGATGCAAAGAATACTGAGAAAGTATTGACGCATTTGATCGATAAGATTATCTTTTCGGTGAAAGTGAAAAGTCCAGATGATTATAGAGTACTACGGGACAATACAATTTATTATTTTAGAAGTCATGAGGAGTTTAATTTATCTGAATATCTGCAACATGTTTGGGAGCATTATACTCCAATTCTTGAAGGGCTCTCTCTTGACAGGTGTAAGGATAAGGTAAACAAAATGTCTGAAAATAAAAATTTCGATACATCTTTTTCTATTATACCTGCAAGTATAAATCGTAGAGTTAAAAGAAATATTCCATTAAGTCCAAAGTTGAAATTGCAAATAGATGATATGAGTTTTCAAGAAGAGAAAAGTCTTATTATTCCATTAAAGAATGAAGATGGAAAATGGATTCAGATAAAAACAGATTCTGGATATGATTATTTTAAACGCAATGAAACTGATTAA
- a CDS encoding helix-turn-helix domain-containing protein, which produces MDLITKDSNITQVLFSSLDRMLENVEYMVTNYHPVLGGEHYLTGEEVCQKLCISKRTLQDYRDTGLLGYVQLPGKIIYKESEICVLLENHYRRSY; this is translated from the coding sequence ATGGATTTGATAACGAAAGATTCCAATATAACACAAGTCTTGTTTTCATCCCTTGACCGGATGTTGGAGAATGTGGAATACATGGTAACGAATTATCATCCGGTACTGGGTGGCGAACATTACCTGACAGGTGAGGAAGTCTGTCAAAAGCTGTGTATCAGCAAGCGAACTTTGCAGGATTACAGAGATACAGGACTGTTGGGATATGTACAGCTTCCAGGAAAGATAATTTATAAAGAATCAGAAATTTGTGTCCTTTTAGAAAATCATTATCGAAGAAGTTATTAA
- a CDS encoding helix-turn-helix domain-containing protein: MEIVTIEKKTFELWQEKFNHFINRMDALCIPLRRKQDKWLDNCETCRLLNVSARTMQTYRDTGKLPYSQINNKIYYKVSDVETFMQNHVKNNSKK; this comes from the coding sequence ATGGAAATAGTAACCATTGAAAAGAAAACATTCGAGCTTTGGCAGGAAAAATTTAACCACTTTATCAATCGTATGGATGCCCTGTGTATTCCTTTGCGGAGAAAACAGGATAAGTGGTTGGATAACTGCGAAACCTGCCGTTTGCTGAACGTGTCTGCCCGGACGATGCAAACCTATCGTGATACGGGTAAATTACCTTATTCGCAAATCAATAACAAGATTTATTATAAGGTTTCGGATGTGGAAACCTTTATGCAAAATCACGTGAAGAATAACTCTAAAAAATAG
- a CDS encoding helix-turn-helix domain-containing protein, producing MNNPFEEIFKQLENIEKMISPIVSSSSKEPDSKQSVLVKISVASRITGYSVNYLYHLASSGAIPCVKRGRSLRFDVDELQRWMQQQYVPASSKLSDEREKG from the coding sequence ATGAACAATCCTTTTGAAGAAATTTTCAAGCAGCTGGAAAACATCGAAAAGATGATTTCCCCCATAGTCAGTTCTTCATCCAAAGAACCGGACAGCAAGCAATCCGTTTTAGTCAAAATATCCGTAGCCAGTCGGATAACCGGATATTCAGTTAATTACCTCTACCACTTAGCCAGCAGCGGAGCAATACCATGTGTCAAACGTGGACGCTCCTTACGTTTCGATGTGGACGAGTTGCAGCGGTGGATGCAGCAACAATATGTACCAGCTTCCAGCAAACTATCCGATGAAAGAGAAAAGGGATAA
- a CDS encoding VapE domain-containing protein, which translates to MKEKRDNEAEHTEGRLSKNERIERQLNSLYDFRFNIVKSRTEYRAANTSGLYQPVTKFALNSFRRKLDVTAGITTSAENIRMILESDFANKVHPIREYLTALPLLNPAGHGYIKKLLNTVQVANPGEWEEYFTKWLVGVVANAMNDTGCQNHTCLVLTGDNQGQFKTWWLDNLCPSSLKNYLFTGKIDPQSKDILTLIAEYLFINIDDQLKELNKQNENALKNLITTPAVKYRRPYDIYIEEYPHLASFMASVNGNEFLTDPTGNRRFLPFEVLHIDKPTAESINMDNVYSEIMYLYRQGVRYWFNDAEIEELHLTNAEFEVQTVEFEMLMQYFEKPTEEEESLFFMTTAQILTCLRDVCPMQLSEKRLGEALRKAGFKRVQKRISNCNYSVYGYRIKPVSIPYTDNDYG; encoded by the coding sequence ATGAAAGAGAAAAGGGATAACGAAGCGGAACACACCGAGGGTAGGTTATCCAAGAACGAGCGCATCGAAAGGCAGCTTAATTCCTTGTACGACTTCCGGTTTAATATTGTGAAAAGCAGGACAGAATACCGGGCTGCAAATACTTCCGGTTTGTATCAGCCAGTCACAAAGTTTGCTTTGAACTCTTTCAGGCGCAAACTGGATGTTACCGCAGGTATTACCACCTCTGCCGAAAACATCCGTATGATATTGGAAAGCGATTTCGCAAATAAGGTGCATCCCATACGGGAATACCTTACTGCCCTACCCTTGTTGAATCCTGCCGGACATGGATATATCAAAAAACTGTTGAACACGGTGCAAGTAGCCAATCCCGGCGAGTGGGAGGAGTATTTTACGAAATGGCTTGTCGGTGTGGTAGCTAATGCCATGAATGATACAGGCTGTCAAAACCATACTTGTTTAGTCCTTACTGGCGACAATCAGGGACAGTTCAAAACATGGTGGCTGGATAACCTTTGCCCGTCATCGCTAAAAAATTATCTATTTACCGGGAAGATAGACCCACAAAGCAAAGATATTCTGACACTGATAGCCGAATATCTGTTTATCAACATCGACGACCAGCTAAAGGAACTCAACAAGCAGAATGAAAACGCATTAAAGAACCTGATAACCACCCCGGCAGTTAAATACCGCAGACCGTATGATATTTACATAGAGGAATATCCGCATTTAGCCAGCTTCATGGCTTCGGTGAACGGTAACGAGTTCTTGACAGACCCGACAGGGAACAGACGATTTCTGCCTTTTGAAGTCCTGCACATTGATAAACCGACAGCAGAAAGTATCAACATGGATAATGTCTACTCCGAAATCATGTACTTGTATCGGCAAGGTGTACGCTATTGGTTTAATGATGCGGAGATTGAAGAACTGCACCTGACAAATGCGGAATTTGAGGTGCAAACGGTTGAGTTTGAAATGCTGATGCAGTATTTTGAGAAGCCCACAGAGGAAGAAGAAAGCCTTTTCTTTATGACAACAGCGCAAATTCTCACTTGTTTACGGGATGTCTGCCCTATGCAGTTATCTGAAAAACGGTTGGGGGAAGCATTGCGGAAAGCCGGATTTAAACGGGTACAAAAGCGTATCAGCAACTGCAACTATTCAGTATATGGGTACAGAATAAAGCCTGTTTCCATACCCTACACCGATAACGATTACGGTTAA
- a CDS encoding toprim domain-containing protein: MTYQEANHISIKDYLKSLGILPAVDKYYYGMYHSPFRQDDTPSFKVDYGVNLWCDFGTGEGGSLIDLVMKQHGYNAYDAICRLEQYSSGNSFSFQGKEVSEKNQHERKQPTSPIEIRKIQPLQNPALIDYLRSRNIPPQMAVHYVQEMYYRIGDKPYFALAFKNDAGGYELRNPRFKGSTSPKDITHIRQSGKKNDSCFVFEGVMDYLSFIAIRQKTNPTYPCLDWQDYVILNSTTNVDKALYPLAEYEHIHCLLDNDDAGRKATQAIQKEYCWHVRDSSHLYNEYKDLNDYLCGKKFNQAENRMQQSTQQTQSEKQKQSAKQQQQEDKNRQTPDEKRKRGRRL, from the coding sequence ATGACTTATCAGGAAGCTAATCATATCAGTATCAAAGACTATCTGAAATCATTGGGCATTCTGCCCGCAGTGGATAAATATTATTACGGCATGTACCATAGTCCGTTCCGTCAGGATGATACGCCCAGTTTCAAGGTGGATTACGGTGTAAACCTGTGGTGTGACTTCGGGACAGGCGAGGGTGGCTCGCTCATCGACCTTGTAATGAAGCAGCACGGGTACAACGCCTACGATGCTATCTGTCGGCTGGAACAGTATTCATCCGGAAATTCTTTTTCTTTTCAAGGAAAAGAGGTTTCAGAAAAGAATCAGCATGAAAGGAAACAACCGACCAGCCCGATAGAAATCCGTAAAATCCAGCCGTTGCAGAATCCAGCACTCATAGATTATTTGAGAAGCAGGAACATTCCACCTCAAATGGCAGTACACTATGTGCAGGAAATGTATTACCGTATCGGCGACAAACCTTATTTTGCACTCGCTTTCAAGAACGATGCCGGAGGTTACGAGCTTCGCAATCCACGTTTCAAGGGCAGTACATCACCCAAAGACATCACACACATACGGCAGTCAGGCAAAAAGAACGATAGCTGTTTTGTTTTCGAGGGAGTTATGGACTATCTTTCTTTTATCGCCATCCGGCAGAAAACAAATCCTACCTATCCTTGTCTTGACTGGCAGGATTATGTTATCCTGAACTCAACCACAAATGTAGATAAAGCCTTATACCCGTTAGCCGAATACGAACATATCCACTGCCTTTTGGATAATGACGATGCAGGGCGTAAAGCTACCCAAGCCATACAAAAAGAATATTGTTGGCATGTACGTGATTCATCACATCTGTACAATGAATACAAGGACTTGAACGATTACCTGTGTGGGAAGAAGTTCAACCAAGCAGAGAATAGGATGCAACAGTCAACCCAACAAACGCAGTCGGAGAAACAAAAACAGTCTGCCAAGCAACAACAGCAGGAAGATAAAAATAGACAAACTCCCGATGAAAAAAGAAAAAGGGGCAGGCGGTTGTAA
- a CDS encoding MobC family plasmid mobilization relaxosome protein, with product MTEIRNKSGGRPAKNRIDKQKRVVSTKLTELQYYAIKKRAGESGLPISEYVRQAIISTEVTPRLNKQDADSIRKLAGEANNLNQLAHRANAGGFALVAVELVKLKNRIIEIINQLSDDWKNKKGKRI from the coding sequence ATGACAGAGATAAGAAACAAATCAGGAGGTCGACCGGCAAAGAACCGGATAGACAAACAAAAACGGGTAGTCAGTACGAAGCTGACAGAGTTACAGTATTACGCTATCAAGAAGCGAGCCGGAGAATCCGGTCTGCCTATTAGCGAATACGTCCGGCAAGCGATTATTTCGACAGAGGTAACACCCCGACTGAACAAGCAGGACGCAGACAGTATCCGCAAGTTAGCCGGAGAAGCCAACAACCTCAACCAGCTTGCGCACCGTGCCAATGCAGGAGGTTTTGCGCTCGTGGCAGTGGAGCTTGTGAAACTGAAAAACAGGATTATTGAAATCATAAACCAGTTATCGGATGATTGGAAAAATAAAAAAGGGAAGCGGATTTAA
- a CDS encoding relaxase/mobilization nuclease domain-containing protein, with protein sequence MIGKIKKGSGFKGCVNYVLGKEQAALLHAEGVLAESKQDIIRSFCMQTEMNPGLKKPVGHIALSYSVVDAPKLTDEKMIQLAQEYMREMKITDTQYIIVRHQDREHPHVHIVFNRIDNNGKTISDSNDMFRNEQVCKKLKEKHGLYFAKGTEQVKQHCLKEPDKTKYEIYTAVKNEIGKSRNWQQLQEQLMEKGISIQFKHKGQTDEIQGIFSKGEYMFKGSEIDRSFSFSKLDKYFGDARLTTAGSNKQTITPQTQEPAINKSDNSLLAGLGGLFSVSSSPVDETPDNPDLRKKKKKKRQFKL encoded by the coding sequence ATGATTGGAAAAATAAAAAAGGGAAGCGGATTTAAAGGTTGTGTGAACTATGTACTCGGCAAGGAACAGGCAGCTTTGCTTCATGCGGAGGGAGTGTTAGCCGAAAGCAAGCAGGACATTATCCGTAGTTTCTGTATGCAAACAGAAATGAATCCCGGTTTGAAGAAGCCAGTCGGACATATTGCGCTAAGTTATTCGGTAGTGGATGCCCCAAAACTAACAGACGAGAAAATGATACAGTTGGCACAAGAGTACATGCGTGAAATGAAAATCACCGATACGCAGTATATCATCGTGCGGCATCAAGACCGGGAGCATCCGCATGTACATATCGTATTCAACCGGATAGATAATAACGGTAAAACCATTTCAGACAGTAACGATATGTTCCGGAACGAGCAAGTTTGCAAGAAGCTGAAAGAAAAACACGGATTGTATTTTGCCAAAGGGACAGAGCAGGTGAAACAGCACTGTCTAAAAGAGCCGGACAAAACGAAATACGAGATTTACACGGCTGTAAAGAATGAAATCGGGAAATCAAGGAACTGGCAGCAGTTACAGGAGCAGTTAATGGAAAAAGGTATCAGCATTCAGTTCAAACACAAAGGGCAGACGGATGAAATACAGGGCATTTTTTCCAAAGGTGAATACATGTTCAAAGGCTCGGAGATTGACCGCAGTTTCAGTTTTTCCAAATTGGATAAATATTTCGGGGATGCAAGGTTGACAACAGCCGGAAGCAACAAGCAAACGATTACCCCACAAACACAGGAACCAGCAATAAACAAAAGTGATAATTCGCTACTGGCAGGTTTAGGTGGTTTGTTTTCCGTTTCGTCCTCTCCTGTTGATGAAACGCCTGACAATCCCGATTTGAGAAAGAAGAAGAAAAAGAAACGACAATTTAAGTTATAA